The uncultured Campylobacter sp. DNA segment TAGCTATATTTTCAAAGTATCGATTTAAAGCCCAAAGCCTTAGCGCAGCGAACGATTTCTCGTAATATAAAATTTGATTTACGCAATTTGGGCAATACTAGGCGCAAAAGCCTGCAACGTGATACGATTTGCGTAGCCTTTTGCCTAAAGCGTCCTAAAGGTCGCAAGCCAGGACTAAAAGGCAAATTAAATCACGGCTGAAATTTGCTTTTAGGATTTGATTTTAGCCAAAGGCGCTTTTAGAGGGAAATTTATGCTTAATAGCATTTTGTTTGCCGTAAAACTCGCTCGCATTTGCCGCAAATTTTATTCGTAGCGCTCAAATCGCTACGCCTTAAATTTCTAACGTTTTTCGCTATAATCACGCGTTAAATTTTAAAAAGGATGCGAATGAAAAAGTTTTTATTTGCCGCCGTTATGCTTTTTAGCGCGGCGTTTGCGACTGATTTGCAAAGCGAAAATTTAGCTAGCCTAAAAGCTCAGTGCCAAAGCGGCGATGCGGCAAAATGCGCGGTTTTGGGCGACGCGTATTATGAAGAATACATCGCTTCGGGCGACGAGGAGGCACGCAAGCTATCGGCCGCAGCCTTTAAAGAGGCGTGCGATAAAGGAGACGGCGAAGGCTGCGCGGGACTAGGGCTGTCTTATATCGACGAGGGCGACGCGGCAGCGAGCGAAAAGCTACTAGAAAAAACCTGCGATGAGCTAAAAACCGCTACCGCGTGCTACAATCTCGGCTTTTTTAAAATCGACGGACACGGGGGCTTTAAACAAGACGTAAAGGGAGCGATGAAATACTACGAAAAGGCTTGCGACCTTGGCTATGCGGCAGGTTGCGACGAGCTAGGCGGTATCTACAACGTAGGCGAAGCGGACGTAAAAGCGGATGAAAATAAGGCTCTAAAATACTACGAAAAATCCTGCGCCCTAGGCGGTAAAGACGGTTGCGACGCGGTAAAACTGATAAAAGACGGTAAATGAAAATCTTATTATTTGCGCTCTTTGTAGCGTTAAATTTATTCGCTAGCGAGCTGAACCTTTCGCCATTGCTGGCCGCAGATACGCTAGAAAAGCTCAAAAAATGCAAAAATCCCGACCTAAACGCTACCAAAGAGTGCGTGCAAGCGGGCATGGTAGCGGCTAACTCAAAGCAAGACTACGGCGCGGCGGAGGGGCTATTTAGCCTAGCCTGCGCCAAAGGAGACGGCGAGGGCTGCTTTTATCTTGGCGAACTTTATAAAAATAACCTAGTAAAAGCCGCGGATAAGAGTGAGCGCGAGACCAAGATTAGCGCGTATTACAAGGCTAGCTGCGTCCTTTACGAGTATTTGCCCGGTTGCTTGGCGCTAGCCAATTTCATACAAGAAGAGCTGGGCGACGAGGTGCAGTCGTTTGCGATAAACAATACCCTATGCAACAAAAAATATGCTCCTGGATGCTACAACTTGGGCTGGATGATAGAGCGAACGGGAGGCGATATAGGCGAGATGATGGAGTATTACGAGCGCTCGTGTAAGCTAGGCTACGTAGGCGGCTGCGCGCGAGCGGCGTGGCTGTATGAGGGAAATTTCAACGAAAACAGATACGAGCAAGTAAAAAAAGACGCGAAAAAGGCAAAGCAAATGCGAAAGAAGGCGTGCGAGCTAGGCTATAAGCAAAGCTGCTAGGCGGCGTGTCTTGCCCTTGCTTAGATTTTTGCTTGCGGCTAAGAGCTTGCGACGCTAAATTTTGCCTTGCGTTGCAAAATTTAGCAAAGCGATTTTTAGATTTCGCGTCGCCTTTGGTTTTATTTCGCCGCAGCAATAGAACTAGCCCACGACCGCAAGCTAATTTCTTAGTTCTTGCCGAAATACGGCTTTGCTACTGCAAGCCCGGCGAGCAAACTTGCGTTGCGGAGTTTGATAAATTATGCTAGGCGGCAGTCTCTTGCCGCAAATTTTGTGCTAAAATTTATCCGAATTTAGCGCAAAAGTAACGAATAAATTTAAAGGAGAAAAATGAAAAAATTATGTTCCGCATTTGCAGCCTCGCTGATAGCAGGCGCGGTAGCCTCGGCGCAAGACGCCGCACCATACGAGCTAGATTTAACGACCACCACCACATCGACGGTCTACGGAGACTACTGGGACCGCCGTATAGGCTCGCACGATACGAGATTTTTGATATTTAGGGCGCTAGAAGACGGCGTGGAGCTTTGGGGTATGGAGATAAACAGGGGCAGATGCTCTGCGCGGTGGAACGATTTTATAGGCTTGGGATATGATGCGAAAGCGACGATCCGCGTGGGTAAAAGGGACGAAAATTTCGTGGATATAGAGCAGAAGACGCCAAACAAGGACGATCCCGAGGATTTTGACTGGAAGTCGGTTCAAGAAATACCTCTAAAAGACGTGCGAGCGCGGCTGGGTAAGGGTTTTGAGCTAAATTTTAGCGAAGAGATCAAATTTACGCTAGATGAGGGATGCGGCAAGATAATCGAGGTCAAAGTCGATACGAATCTGGGAAGCTGGGTCACTAGGTTTAAGTAAATTTAGGCGTTTTAATGCAAGCAAACGCCGCAAAACGCACGCCGCAGCCTTGCTTAAATTTGGTCGTTTGCTTAAATTTTCACGTCAAATTTCCATCGCGTCCAAACGGGCGCTAAATTTACCCGTGTCGCAAACTCCACGCGCCTAAATTCCCGCCGTTTTTGCAAATTTGCCGCCTGATTTGGCTCCGCTTTTTATCCGTTTAAATTTATCAAATCAAAACCCGCGCTTTGCTCTTAAATTTAACCCTAAATAGCGCCGGCTTTTGCTTCCCTTTTTTGCTCCGCATCTGCTATAATCGCGGTTTAAAAGGAGAAACGATGAGCGTAGAATTTAGCGTCAAAAATAAAAAGCGGCCGCTATTTTTGGGATATTTTGGCGTAATGAGCGTAGGCAAGGCTACGGAGCTGATACCTGATTTGGCGGTGTTTGGCATAGACGAGAATGCCGAAAATTTTGATAAAGAGGCGTTTTTAAGCTCGCTTTTAGGCGAATGCGAGGGCATAGTTTTAGGCATTTGGGGCAAGAGCGGGCGGGGATTTGAGCTTAGCTACGACGGCGAGGAGGAAAGCTACAAAGTGCGCGTAAATACGCCCGCGACGGTATTTGACTGGGTTTTAGCTATCTCGTATCTGCAAATTTTATCGAGGAGGCTAGGAAACGACATCAAGGGCGAGGACGGAAAAATCTATACGCGAGGAGCGATAGAAAAATTTGACTATGAGCGCGATATAAACTCGGGTTTGCGGGCGATAAAAGGACATTTGGAGGGCGGCGCGACCGTAAATCACTGCTACGGCATCGTTAGGCCTTTTGCCCTAAATCGCGCGATCATAGATGAAATTTTAGCCGCGCAAAGCCCCGCAAAGGAGTTTAGCCAGCGCCTAACCGCGGTGCAATACCTGGATGCTTACGGCGCAAATCAGCGCTTTTACCGCGCAAACGGCGAAGGCGAGATCATCGGCTCGTACGCGCTTACGCAGGGCGTGCCGACTATTTTGCCTTACGAGCCTTTCGTCGAGTGGCAAAATTTGGACTTTGTTAAGCCAAAAGACGTCGCGCGCTGGGAAATTACGCTAGTAGGCGGCGAAGGATGCGACGGCGGCAATGAGAGCGAAGAGGACGGCGAGGCCTCCCGCTACCGCGTGCTAGCCGAGCTAGACTACTCAGAGTTTATCTCGCGTTTGCCGCGCGAGAGCTACCGCTTTATCGATGCTAGCTATATTTTGGTGGAGGGGCTGGGTTAC contains these protein-coding regions:
- a CDS encoding tetratricopeptide repeat protein, whose protein sequence is MKKFLFAAVMLFSAAFATDLQSENLASLKAQCQSGDAAKCAVLGDAYYEEYIASGDEEARKLSAAAFKEACDKGDGEGCAGLGLSYIDEGDAAASEKLLEKTCDELKTATACYNLGFFKIDGHGGFKQDVKGAMKYYEKACDLGYAAGCDELGGIYNVGEADVKADENKALKYYEKSCALGGKDGCDAVKLIKDGK
- a CDS encoding tetratricopeptide repeat protein, which translates into the protein MKILLFALFVALNLFASELNLSPLLAADTLEKLKKCKNPDLNATKECVQAGMVAANSKQDYGAAEGLFSLACAKGDGEGCFYLGELYKNNLVKAADKSERETKISAYYKASCVLYEYLPGCLALANFIQEELGDEVQSFAINNTLCNKKYAPGCYNLGWMIERTGGDIGEMMEYYERSCKLGYVGGCARAAWLYEGNFNENRYEQVKKDAKKAKQMRKKACELGYKQSC
- a CDS encoding DUF4299 family protein, coding for MSVEFSVKNKKRPLFLGYFGVMSVGKATELIPDLAVFGIDENAENFDKEAFLSSLLGECEGIVLGIWGKSGRGFELSYDGEEESYKVRVNTPATVFDWVLAISYLQILSRRLGNDIKGEDGKIYTRGAIEKFDYERDINSGLRAIKGHLEGGATVNHCYGIVRPFALNRAIIDEILAAQSPAKEFSQRLTAVQYLDAYGANQRFYRANGEGEIIGSYALTQGVPTILPYEPFVEWQNLDFVKPKDVARWEITLVGGEGCDGGNESEEDGEASRYRVLAELDYSEFISRLPRESYRFIDASYILVEGLGYERLRAPAE